The following coding sequences are from one Loxodonta africana isolate mLoxAfr1 chromosome 18, mLoxAfr1.hap2, whole genome shotgun sequence window:
- the LOC100663429 gene encoding olfactory receptor 4D1-like: MEPQNITWVSEFVLLGFSQTHELHKFLFLVFLFVYITTVVENLLIMVTVIFDSRLHTPMYFLLRNLAVIDLCFSSVTAPKMLVDFLSENRTISYQGCMAQIFFFHLLGGGTVFFLSVMAYDHYIAISRPLHYVTIMNTQFCVGLVVAAWVGGFLHSIVQLGLMLPLPFCGPNVLDNFFCDVPQVLRLACTDTSLLEFLMISNSGMLVLIWFILLLISYTIILLMLRSHSGQERRKAASTCTTHIIVVSMIFIPCIYIYSRPFTPFPTDKAVSISYTVMTPMLNPMIYTLRNQEMQSAMKRLGRHLVICHRD, translated from the coding sequence ATGGAACCACAGAACATCACATGGGTGTCAGAGTTTGTTCTCTTAGGGTTCTCACAGACACATGAGCTTCATAAATTCCTGTTCCTGGTGTTCCTGTTTGTCTACATCACCACCGTGGTGGAAAACCTCCTCATCATGGTCACAGTGATCTTTGACTCCCGactccacacacccatgtattttCTGCTTCGAAATCTGGCTGTCATAGACCTCTGTTTCTCCTCAGTTACTGCCCCAAAGATGTTGGTTGACTTCCTTTCTGAGAACAGGACCATCTCCTACCAGGGCTGCATGGCTCAGATCTTCTTCTTCCACCTCTTGGGAGGTGGGACTGTCTTCTTCCTctcagtgatggcctatgaccactaCATAGCCATCTCTCGGCCCCTCCACTATGTCACCATCATGAACACTCAGTTTTGTGTGGGGCTAGTGGTGGCTGCCTGGGTGGGAGGCTTTCTTCACTCCATTGTCCAACTGGGTCTGATGCTCCCACTCCCTTTCTGTGGCCCCAACGTGCTGGATAACTTCTTCTGTGATGTTCCTCAAGTACTGAGACTAGCCTGCACTGACACGTCCCTCCTAGAGTTCCTTATGATCTCCAACAGTGGGATGTTGGTCCTCATCTGGTTCATCCTCCTTCTGATCTCTTACACTATCATCCTGTTGATGCTGAGGTCCCACTCAgggcaggaaaggaggaaggcaGCATCCACCTGCACCACGCATATCATTGTGGTGTCCATGATCTTTATTCCCTGCATTTACATCTACTCCCGGCCCTTCACCCCCTTTCCCACGGACAAGGCTGTGTCCATCAGCTACACGGTCATGACCCCCATGCTCAACCCCATGATCTACACCCTGAGGAACCAAGAGATGCAGTCAGCCATGAAGAGATTAGGCAGACACTTGGTGATTTGTCACAGGGACTGA